Proteins found in one Mucilaginibacter gracilis genomic segment:
- a CDS encoding PAS domain-containing sensor histidine kinase, which yields MENAALLKAIIENAIDGIITIDDRGKIESINPAACKLFQRLPEEIIGANVAVLMPPPDRDLHDEYISRYRQTGVPHIIGIGREVKGLRKDGTIFPFRLGVSEVQYSGRKIYTGFIHDLTREKEAEETLKEYAAHLEELVEHRTQSLKKSVYDLQLAKEEVSMSLEKEKELGQLKSRFVSMASHEFRTPLSAVQLSASLIDKYAAPFDNVNITKHVSKIKNAVINLTTILNDFLSLEKLEAGKVEPTFHNFDLVKLSEEITEEMQMMAKQNQSIIYQHTGTAGVINLDPNLLKNCVINLIGNAIKYSGENTFIEFNSEITPSGCVITIKDNGIGIPEADQKHLFEAFFRAHNTGNIPGTGLGLNIVARYVNLMKGKVDFKSDVNQGTLFTISFPIA from the coding sequence ATGGAAAATGCAGCGCTGTTAAAAGCCATTATTGAAAACGCGATAGATGGTATAATTACTATTGATGACAGGGGTAAAATTGAAAGTATAAATCCGGCTGCATGTAAGTTATTTCAACGTTTACCCGAAGAAATAATTGGGGCAAATGTGGCCGTACTGATGCCTCCGCCAGATAGGGATTTGCACGATGAGTACATTAGCCGATACCGGCAAACCGGTGTGCCGCATATTATAGGCATAGGGCGCGAAGTAAAAGGACTGCGTAAAGACGGTACTATATTTCCTTTCAGGCTGGGGGTGAGCGAGGTTCAGTATTCCGGACGAAAAATATATACCGGTTTTATACACGATTTAACCCGCGAAAAAGAAGCCGAAGAAACATTAAAAGAATATGCCGCCCATCTGGAAGAACTGGTTGAGCATCGTACCCAATCCCTAAAAAAATCAGTATACGATTTGCAGCTTGCTAAGGAGGAAGTTAGTATGTCGCTTGAAAAGGAGAAAGAGCTTGGGCAGTTAAAAAGCCGCTTTGTTTCTATGGCTTCGCACGAGTTTCGCACGCCATTAAGTGCAGTACAGCTATCGGCATCGTTGATAGATAAGTATGCCGCCCCGTTTGATAATGTTAACATTACCAAGCATGTTTCAAAAATAAAAAATGCGGTTATCAACCTCACCACTATTTTAAACGATTTTTTGTCGTTAGAAAAACTGGAGGCCGGGAAAGTAGAGCCAACTTTTCATAATTTTGATTTGGTTAAACTATCCGAAGAGATTACCGAAGAAATGCAAATGATGGCAAAGCAAAATCAAAGCATTATCTATCAGCACACGGGTACCGCGGGTGTAATTAACCTGGATCCCAATTTGCTAAAAAACTGCGTAATTAACCTCATTGGCAATGCCATAAAATATTCGGGCGAAAATACTTTTATCGAGTTCAACTCCGAAATCACACCATCCGGGTGTGTGATAACCATTAAAGATAACGGCATTGGAATACCGGAAGCGGATCAAAAACATTTGTTTGAGGCGTTTTTTAGAGCGCACAATACCGGCAATATCCCCGGTACGGGTTTGGGTTTAAATATTGTGGCCCGCTACGTTAATTTGATGAAGGGAAAAGTTGATTTTAAGAGCGACGTAAATCAAGGTACATTATTTACAATTTCATTTCCAATAGCATGA
- a CDS encoding response regulator, which produces MSKKILIIEDNNDIRDNVVEILQLAGYEVFEANNGKTGVDLATKSLPDLILCDIMMPELDGYGVLYMLGKTAETAAIPFIFLTAKAERLDLRKGMEMGADDYLTKPFDDMDLLNAIESRLKKKELQHTFYSKSLDNLGMLVSKNNGLAELKKIIQERKSRQFGKNQVIYYEGDKAGGLYIVLAGRVKTIKLAEDGRELMTGIYATDHYLGIHAMLANEAYNDTATALEDSTLCLIPKDLLEPLLNQHPEVAREFIKLLAADIREKEEQLLRLAYNSVRKRMAEAVLRLHHQQANQSENFKISREDLAAMAGMATETVSRTLSDFKEEGLIAKKGSSITVLDEKRLSRMKN; this is translated from the coding sequence ATGAGTAAAAAGATACTGATAATTGAAGACAATAATGACATACGCGACAATGTTGTTGAGATATTACAATTGGCCGGTTACGAAGTATTTGAAGCCAACAACGGCAAAACCGGGGTTGATTTAGCAACTAAAAGCCTGCCCGACCTAATTTTATGCGATATTATGATGCCCGAGTTAGACGGTTACGGGGTTTTATATATGCTGGGTAAAACTGCCGAAACGGCCGCAATACCTTTTATATTTTTAACTGCTAAAGCCGAACGCCTTGATTTGCGGAAGGGTATGGAGATGGGCGCCGACGATTACCTTACCAAACCTTTTGATGATATGGACTTATTAAATGCCATAGAAAGCCGTTTGAAAAAAAAGGAATTGCAGCATACGTTTTACAGCAAATCTTTGGATAATTTGGGTATGCTGGTTTCGAAAAATAACGGGCTTGCCGAACTGAAAAAGATAATACAGGAACGTAAAAGCCGCCAGTTTGGTAAAAACCAGGTTATATATTACGAGGGCGATAAGGCTGGCGGGCTTTATATTGTATTAGCAGGCCGGGTAAAAACAATTAAACTGGCCGAAGATGGCCGGGAGTTAATGACCGGGATTTACGCTACCGACCATTATTTGGGTATACACGCCATGCTGGCCAACGAGGCTTACAATGATACCGCCACAGCACTGGAAGATAGTACCCTGTGTTTGATACCTAAAGATTTGTTGGAGCCTTTGTTAAACCAGCACCCCGAAGTTGCCCGCGAGTTTATTAAATTGCTGGCTGCCGATATACGCGAAAAAGAAGAACAACTGTTACGGCTTGCCTATAACTCTGTACGTAAACGTATGGCCGAGGCTGTACTGCGTTTGCACCACCAGCAAGCAAACCAATCCGAAAACTTTAAGATTAGCCGTGAAGATTTGGCCGCTATGGCCGGGATGGCCACCGAAACGGTTAGCCGCACACTATCAGACTTTAAAGAGGAGGGATTGATTGCTAAAAAGGGCAGTTCAATCACTGTATTGGACGAAAAACGCCTGTCGCGGATGAAAAACTGA
- a CDS encoding Rossmann-fold NAD(P)-binding domain-containing protein encodes MKAVAYSIKPFEKEHLAKANHKKHDITLISNPLNLDTVAYAKGKYAVIVTAEDDVFSPVIEKLAAMGVRFIVTRTLNTAHIDKETASRLGIKISNVPIFISENEKDIDELQRAAYQTIKNLDLWQQNKCVGDACACANSCRTNLNNTK; translated from the coding sequence ATGAAAGCGGTAGCATACAGTATCAAACCCTTCGAAAAAGAACACCTGGCTAAAGCCAACCACAAAAAGCACGATATAACGCTAATTTCAAATCCGTTAAATTTGGATACCGTTGCCTACGCCAAGGGCAAATATGCAGTTATCGTTACGGCCGAAGACGACGTATTTAGTCCGGTTATTGAAAAACTTGCTGCAATGGGTGTTCGGTTTATCGTTACGCGTACATTAAACACAGCGCATATTGATAAAGAAACCGCATCGCGCCTGGGTATCAAAATATCTAACGTGCCAATATTTATATCCGAAAACGAAAAAGATATTGACGAGTTGCAGCGGGCAGCCTATCAAACCATTAAAAATCTCGATTTGTGGCAACAAAACAAATGTGTGGGCGATGCATGTGCCTGCGCCAACAGTTGCCGAACTAACCTAAACAACACAAAATAA
- the hemN gene encoding oxygen-independent coproporphyrinogen III oxidase — protein MAILLQQLVNKYNIAAPRYTSYPTMPYWHVDDFNVWEWKKSVSVSFKQSNASQGISVYIHLPFCENLCTYCGCNTRITKNHNVEVPYIQAVLKEWAMYLKIFDETPIISELHLGGGTPTFFSPQNLHMLISGILENATVHAQAEFSFEGHPANTTAIHLQTLYNLGFRRVSIGIQDFDATVQLIINREQSFEQVLNITADARRIGYTSINYDLIYGLPLQTVEGLINTVQMVTELRPDRIAFYSYAHVPWIKPGQRKFTENDLPDANLKRKLYEIGRSLFATYGYQEIGMDHFALPDDDLCIAEANGSLSRNFMGYTSQHTQLLVGLGVSSISDTGNAFAQNVKMVEAYLAYIDDDLLPTFKGHFLTNDDLVIKKHILNIMCKGETTWNHDTEPCPALEEGIKRLETIAQDGLIVLNPSGLKVTPVGKRFLRNICMAIDARLWAHQPTTQLFSMSI, from the coding sequence ATGGCAATACTTTTGCAACAATTGGTTAATAAATACAATATAGCTGCTCCTCGTTATACCAGTTATCCTACTATGCCTTACTGGCACGTTGATGATTTTAATGTTTGGGAGTGGAAAAAATCGGTTTCGGTATCCTTTAAACAAAGCAATGCAAGTCAAGGTATTAGCGTGTACATCCACCTGCCTTTTTGCGAAAACCTTTGTACTTATTGCGGTTGTAATACACGTATTACAAAAAACCATAATGTAGAAGTACCCTACATTCAAGCGGTATTGAAAGAGTGGGCCATGTACCTCAAAATATTTGACGAAACCCCAATAATAAGCGAATTGCACTTAGGTGGAGGCACGCCCACATTTTTTAGTCCGCAAAATTTGCATATGCTAATTAGCGGCATACTTGAAAATGCCACCGTACATGCTCAAGCCGAATTTAGCTTTGAGGGGCACCCGGCAAATACTACCGCCATCCATTTACAAACACTATATAACCTGGGTTTTAGACGGGTTAGTATCGGTATTCAAGATTTTGATGCAACGGTGCAACTCATCATTAATCGCGAACAAAGTTTTGAGCAGGTATTAAATATAACAGCCGACGCCCGCCGTATTGGGTACACATCTATCAATTACGATTTAATTTATGGCCTGCCGCTGCAAACGGTTGAAGGGCTAATTAATACGGTGCAAATGGTTACTGAATTGCGGCCAGACCGTATTGCATTTTATAGCTATGCCCACGTGCCCTGGATAAAGCCCGGGCAGCGCAAGTTTACCGAGAACGACTTGCCCGATGCCAATCTCAAAAGAAAACTTTATGAGATAGGCCGCAGCCTTTTTGCAACCTATGGTTATCAAGAAATTGGTATGGATCATTTTGCCTTACCCGACGACGACCTTTGTATTGCCGAAGCAAATGGCAGCCTTAGCCGCAATTTTATGGGCTATACCAGCCAGCATACGCAGTTGCTGGTGGGTTTGGGTGTATCGTCTATTAGCGATACGGGCAACGCCTTTGCCCAAAACGTAAAAATGGTTGAAGCTTATCTGGCTTATATTGATGATGATTTATTGCCCACTTTTAAAGGCCACTTTTTAACAAACGACGATCTGGTCATCAAAAAGCATATTTTAAATATTATGTGCAAAGGCGAAACCACCTGGAACCACGATACCGAACCATGCCCTGCTTTGGAAGAAGGTATAAAACGCCTGGAAACCATAGCCCAGGATGGATTAATTGTACTTAACCCTTCCGGATTAAAGGTGACACCGGTTGGCAAGCGCTTCCTCAGAAATATTTGTATGGCTATTGACGCCCGCTTATGGGCCCATCAACCTACTACACAACTTTTTAGCATGTCTATATAA
- a CDS encoding PAS domain S-box protein: MAIKKTIRDDIHFKKLIENSYSGITLLDKNLKIFYRSPSAERIGGWNDIERANVTIEQVTHPSHQAMVSQLLADVLLSPGIPKTCIIQSKHYAGHYIWLECTYTNMLHEDGINAIVCDFHDITRQKESEILLKQTIGELSAYKYALDESAIVAVTDQKGIIQHVNDNFCKISKYNSEELIGHDHRIINSSHHSKNYIQNLWVTIANGKIWKGTLKNKAKDGTYYWVETTIVPFVNNQGKPYQYIAIRSDITERILNEERIAANERFLKTITGNLPAMITYWDADEQCLFANKMLLDWYNKTADEVKGIHKKKLMDAGEYANCEPYVRAVLKGAPQKFYRSFYKGDNQTIYAHTQYVPDIRDCVVKGFFSLVCDYTDIRKAEMKIVEKNSQIENLLENIPDGFIALDANLCCTYANKQILRIFGWGEVEMVGKSIGDIFPDGVRTPTWDAINTAFTEKIYVCNEDYYAPLNLWHENRVYPADGGLSIFIRNITQRKDEEKHLRLLESVITNTTDAVLITKVSPLDEPGPAVVYVNEAFTRMTGYSAEEMINKTPRILQGPKTDKIELQRLRVALQKGEPCEVTTVNYKKNGDEFWINFSVSAVKDGAGQSTHFIAIERDITQAKNEEEQKRKLTEEITVSLKEKNTILESIGDAFFAVDNNWTVTYWNNMAEKVLEIDRVNVLNKNLWAVFSSSVGSESFNKYQKAMVGAQNEHFEDFYPALNRWFEVSAYPSENGLSVYFKDITHRKEAESQLMVLNQNLQDQNEKIREISWIQSHVIRSPLARILGLIPLISEKYNDGEVMITYLQQSANELDDVIKSITDKSAQANYE, encoded by the coding sequence TTGGCGATAAAAAAAACTATTCGCGACGATATTCATTTCAAAAAACTAATAGAGAACAGTTATTCGGGTATAACTTTACTTGACAAAAATTTAAAAATATTTTACAGAAGCCCCTCTGCCGAGCGCATAGGTGGCTGGAACGATATTGAGAGAGCAAACGTCACTATTGAGCAAGTTACTCATCCATCCCATCAAGCAATGGTGAGCCAGTTGCTTGCGGATGTTTTATTAAGCCCCGGCATTCCTAAAACCTGCATTATTCAGTCTAAACATTACGCAGGGCATTATATTTGGCTGGAGTGTACGTATACAAATATGCTGCACGAGGATGGAATAAACGCAATAGTTTGCGATTTTCATGATATTACAAGGCAAAAAGAAAGCGAAATATTACTAAAACAAACCATAGGCGAACTTTCGGCTTACAAGTATGCTTTGGATGAATCGGCCATAGTGGCCGTAACCGATCAGAAGGGGATTATTCAACACGTTAATGATAATTTTTGCAAAATATCCAAATACAACAGCGAGGAGTTAATAGGGCACGACCATCGTATTATTAATTCGTCGCACCACTCAAAAAATTATATTCAAAATTTGTGGGTAACCATAGCAAATGGTAAAATTTGGAAAGGTACCTTAAAAAACAAAGCCAAAGACGGTACTTATTATTGGGTTGAAACTACTATTGTGCCTTTTGTTAATAACCAGGGTAAGCCTTATCAATATATCGCCATCCGATCAGACATCACAGAGCGCATATTAAACGAAGAACGTATAGCAGCTAACGAACGTTTTTTAAAAACAATTACCGGTAATTTGCCGGCAATGATAACCTATTGGGATGCCGACGAACAGTGTTTATTTGCCAATAAAATGTTGCTCGATTGGTATAACAAAACCGCCGATGAAGTAAAAGGCATCCACAAAAAAAAGTTAATGGACGCCGGCGAATATGCAAATTGCGAGCCTTACGTAAGGGCTGTTTTAAAAGGTGCGCCTCAAAAATTTTATCGCTCGTTTTATAAAGGGGATAATCAAACTATTTACGCGCATACACAGTATGTGCCCGATATTCGGGACTGCGTTGTAAAAGGCTTTTTTTCGTTAGTATGTGATTACACGGATATTAGAAAGGCAGAAATGAAGATTGTTGAAAAAAACAGTCAAATTGAAAACCTGCTCGAAAACATACCCGACGGCTTTATAGCTCTTGATGCAAACCTGTGCTGCACCTATGCAAATAAGCAAATTTTGCGAATATTTGGTTGGGGAGAAGTTGAAATGGTGGGCAAAAGTATAGGTGACATTTTTCCGGATGGCGTGCGCACCCCAACCTGGGATGCTATAAACACCGCCTTTACCGAAAAAATATATGTTTGCAACGAGGATTACTATGCGCCGCTTAATTTATGGCACGAAAACAGGGTTTACCCAGCTGATGGCGGGTTATCAATTTTTATACGGAATATTACGCAGCGCAAAGACGAAGAGAAGCATCTGCGATTGTTAGAATCCGTTATAACCAATACAACCGACGCTGTTTTAATTACAAAGGTTTCTCCGCTTGATGAGCCTGGCCCCGCCGTAGTTTACGTAAATGAAGCATTTACTAGGATGACCGGCTATAGTGCCGAAGAAATGATTAACAAAACCCCACGTATTTTACAGGGCCCAAAAACCGATAAAATTGAGTTGCAACGGTTACGCGTTGCGTTACAAAAAGGGGAGCCGTGTGAAGTTACAACCGTTAATTATAAAAAAAACGGTGATGAGTTTTGGATCAACTTTTCGGTAAGTGCCGTGAAGGATGGCGCAGGGCAAAGCACTCATTTTATAGCTATTGAACGCGATATAACGCAGGCTAAAAATGAGGAGGAACAAAAGCGCAAGCTCACCGAAGAGATTACGGTTTCGTTAAAAGAAAAGAATACTATTTTAGAAAGTATAGGCGACGCGTTTTTTGCGGTTGACAACAACTGGACGGTAACCTATTGGAACAATATGGCCGAAAAAGTACTGGAAATCGATAGGGTTAATGTTTTGAATAAAAATTTGTGGGCCGTGTTTTCATCGTCGGTGGGATCAGAGTCGTTTAATAAATATCAAAAGGCGATGGTTGGTGCTCAAAACGAACATTTCGAAGACTTTTATCCGGCACTTAACCGCTGGTTTGAAGTGAGTGCCTATCCGTCGGAAAACGGGTTATCGGTTTATTTTAAAGACATAACGCACCGAAAGGAGGCCGAGAGCCAATTAATGGTTCTCAATCAAAATTTACAAGACCAGAACGAAAAAATTAGAGAAATATCCTGGATACAGTCACACGTTATCAGATCGCCGCTGGCGCGCATATTGGGCTTAATACCCCTTATCAGCGAAAAATATAATGATGGCGAAGTGATGATAACGTATCTTCAGCAATCGGCAAACGAGCTTGATGATGTTATTAAAAGCATAACAGATAAATCTGCCCAGGCAAATTACGAGTAG
- a CDS encoding sulfite exporter TauE/SafE family protein codes for MNSNEIAFFIGLFGSIHCIGMCGPLAFAIPVSNNKWWLVVFDKVTYNIGRLLSYTFLGAIIGLLGRQLWLLGAQQGLSFISGLLIIMAGLSRLFKVGFANNSRLARLLSPINRLIVYALQHRAGHLIIGVLNGFLPCGFVYLALLGAVNTPSPASAAQYMFWFGLGTFPLMLLATLGSGFISAALRRQINRAIPYFMICLGFWFIIRGMELNIPYLSPAKGQVNVCH; via the coding sequence ATGAACAGTAACGAGATCGCATTTTTTATTGGCCTTTTTGGAAGCATTCATTGCATAGGCATGTGCGGGCCGTTAGCCTTCGCCATTCCGGTTTCCAATAACAAATGGTGGCTGGTTGTGTTTGATAAAGTAACCTACAACATTGGCCGCTTGCTCAGTTATACCTTTTTGGGTGCTATTATAGGGTTGCTTGGCAGGCAGCTTTGGCTTTTGGGCGCACAACAAGGGCTAAGTTTTATAAGCGGCCTTTTAATTATTATGGCAGGTTTATCGCGTTTGTTTAAGGTAGGTTTTGCCAACAATTCAAGGTTGGCCAGGTTGTTATCGCCCATTAACCGGCTTATTGTTTACGCGTTGCAGCACCGGGCGGGGCATTTAATTATTGGTGTGCTCAACGGGTTTTTACCGTGTGGTTTTGTTTACCTTGCGCTGCTTGGCGCAGTAAATACTCCTTCGCCAGCCAGTGCTGCACAATATATGTTTTGGTTTGGCCTGGGCACCTTCCCATTAATGCTATTGGCCACATTAGGCTCGGGCTTTATAAGTGCAGCGCTGCGCAGGCAGATAAACCGCGCCATACCCTATTTTATGATATGCCTGGGTTTTTGGTTTATCATTCGCGGCATGGAGCTTAATATACCCTATTTAAGCCCGGCAAAAGGCCAGGTAAACGTATGCCATTAA
- a CDS encoding FixH family protein encodes MNWGKGIVTGMLVFILFILSMCIYMFTTPQDEYDHQYYEKGLNFDQDYNKEMQVTKDKARPLVKINGNFCNIGFIEPAIGTVKFIRPSSQAMDKTIALNTQLGNSAQVSVKDLVSGKWKVILEWKSARKAYLYQQDVTIR; translated from the coding sequence ATGAATTGGGGAAAAGGAATTGTTACCGGGATGCTTGTTTTTATACTTTTTATTTTGAGCATGTGCATTTACATGTTTACCACACCGCAAGACGAATACGACCATCAGTATTACGAGAAGGGTTTAAACTTTGACCAGGATTACAACAAAGAAATGCAGGTTACCAAAGACAAAGCCCGCCCCCTGGTTAAAATAAACGGTAATTTTTGCAACATCGGTTTTATTGAACCGGCCATTGGTACTGTTAAGTTCATCAGGCCATCCAGCCAGGCTATGGATAAAACAATAGCGCTCAATACGCAACTCGGCAACAGCGCCCAGGTTTCCGTAAAAGATTTGGTTAGCGGCAAATGGAAGGTGATTTTGGAGTGGAAAAGTGCCCGCAAAGCCTATTTGTATCAACAAGATGTTACCATTCGATAA
- the ccoG gene encoding cytochrome c oxidase accessory protein CcoG, whose product MTDATLDNREGKRKWMYPLLRAGIYYKWRSAISYVYLIFFFAGPFLRINGQPLLLLNFMDRQFVLLGQVFWPQDIFLFVLATLVFLVCVVLFTIAFGRIFCGWICPQTIFMEMVFRKVETWIEGDANTRKKLDAGPWTNNKIYKKTAKHIAFLLISFLIANTFLAYLIGSASLIKIIIEPVNLHWVGFFSIWVFTFIFYAVYSQVRELVCTVICPYGRLQTVLIDKNTLVVAYNDVRGEPRGKLERNPNPLNLKGDCVDCGLCVSVCPTGIDIREGTQLECINCTMCIDACDEVMDKIHKPRNLIGFYSENMIHSKQKPSFTARMKGYTAVIVVMISVLSYFILSRSDMNITVMRGAGMLYQQQTGGYISNIYNAEVINKSNTARDFVITTNDPAVKIKYIQAPGKVAAGGSVKMMFFLMVPTANIHTLKTDIKLNLTLNNKVLQTVSATFVGPTND is encoded by the coding sequence ATGACCGACGCAACACTGGATAATAGGGAGGGCAAGCGAAAATGGATGTATCCGCTTTTACGTGCAGGTATTTATTACAAATGGCGCAGCGCCATTAGCTATGTTTATTTAATCTTCTTTTTTGCCGGGCCTTTTTTGCGCATCAATGGGCAGCCACTGTTGTTACTCAATTTTATGGACAGGCAATTTGTCCTGCTGGGCCAGGTTTTCTGGCCCCAGGATATTTTTTTATTCGTTTTGGCTACACTGGTTTTTTTGGTTTGCGTAGTACTGTTCACCATTGCATTCGGTCGAATATTTTGCGGCTGGATATGCCCCCAAACCATATTTATGGAGATGGTTTTCCGCAAGGTAGAAACATGGATAGAGGGCGATGCCAACACGCGTAAAAAACTAGATGCCGGACCGTGGACTAACAACAAAATTTATAAAAAAACAGCAAAGCACATTGCATTTTTACTCATTTCGTTTTTAATAGCCAATACCTTTTTGGCCTATCTCATTGGTAGCGCTTCGTTAATCAAAATCATCATCGAGCCTGTTAATTTGCATTGGGTTGGCTTTTTCAGCATCTGGGTATTTACATTTATTTTTTATGCCGTTTATAGCCAGGTGCGCGAGTTGGTTTGTACAGTTATTTGCCCCTATGGTCGTTTACAAACCGTATTGATTGATAAAAATACGTTGGTAGTTGCCTATAATGATGTGCGTGGCGAACCTCGCGGAAAGCTTGAACGTAACCCCAACCCTTTAAATTTAAAGGGCGACTGTGTGGATTGCGGCTTGTGTGTATCGGTTTGCCCTACCGGCATAGATATTAGAGAAGGTACGCAATTGGAGTGCATTAATTGCACCATGTGTATTGATGCCTGCGACGAGGTGATGGATAAGATACACAAGCCCCGAAACCTGATTGGCTTTTATTCGGAAAACATGATCCACTCCAAACAAAAGCCATCTTTTACCGCCAGGATGAAGGGGTACACGGCGGTTATTGTTGTAATGATAAGCGTTTTAAGCTACTTTATTTTGAGCCGGAGCGATATGAATATAACCGTAATGCGTGGCGCGGGCATGTTGTATCAGCAGCAAACCGGCGGCTACATCAGTAATATTTACAATGCCGAGGTTATCAACAAATCAAACACAGCTAGAGACTTTGTAATTACAACCAACGACCCGGCAGTTAAGATAAAATACATACAGGCACCGGGCAAAGTTGCTGCAGGTGGCTCGGTTAAAATGATGTTTTTTTTGATGGTGCCAACGGCAAATATTCATACCCTTAAAACCGACATTAAATTAAACTTAACACTTAACAATAAAGTATTACAAACTGTAAGCGCCACGTTTGTGGGGCCAACTAACGATTAA
- a CDS encoding cbb3-type cytochrome c oxidase N-terminal domain-containing protein: protein MNYKRIILLSALFLTVQPVMAANDTLIPADVRDYLGYGLISITLLLFIAVLLVMLKTFRILTRVVFKYQGTTEEAIIAAEKEEKAAKKIVKPKVEVWNKLLSLRPLEEEKDLLIAHDYDGIQELDNPIPAWFMYLFYGTIIFGICYLLTYHVFGLGQLQYDEYKTEMAQADVAKKEYLSKAANLVDENSVKSSSDPAVISAGQAIFTLRCAPCHGDHGQGNVGPNLTDDYWLHGSKINDLFKTIKYGVLAKGMPTWEKQLSPRQIADVANFVKSIHDTHPAGAKAPQGVLEKEESNKPASK, encoded by the coding sequence ATGAATTACAAAAGGATCATATTATTATCGGCTTTATTTTTAACAGTACAGCCGGTTATGGCGGCTAACGATACGCTTATTCCGGCTGATGTGCGGGATTATCTGGGCTACGGCCTCATTTCAATAACCTTGCTGTTATTTATTGCAGTATTGTTGGTGATGCTCAAAACTTTCAGAATATTAACCAGGGTAGTTTTTAAATATCAGGGTACAACCGAAGAAGCAATAATTGCAGCCGAAAAGGAAGAAAAAGCAGCAAAAAAAATAGTTAAACCCAAAGTAGAGGTATGGAATAAATTACTTTCGTTAAGGCCGTTAGAAGAAGAAAAGGACCTGCTCATTGCTCATGATTATGACGGCATCCAGGAACTGGATAACCCTATACCGGCTTGGTTTATGTACCTGTTTTATGGCACCATTATTTTTGGCATTTGCTATTTGCTTACCTACCACGTATTTGGCTTGGGGCAATTACAATACGACGAATACAAAACCGAAATGGCGCAGGCTGATGTTGCAAAAAAAGAATACCTGAGTAAAGCTGCCAATTTGGTTGATGAAAACTCGGTAAAATCGTCGTCAGACCCGGCAGTGATTAGCGCTGGCCAAGCCATATTTACCCTACGTTGTGCACCATGCCACGGCGACCACGGCCAGGGCAATGTTGGCCCCAATTTAACAGACGATTATTGGTTACACGGAAGCAAAATTAACGACCTTTTTAAAACCATTAAATACGGTGTTTTAGCAAAAGGTATGCCCACCTGGGAAAAACAATTATCGCCAAGGCAAATAGCCGATGTAGCCAACTTTGTAAAATCAATACATGATACACACCCGGCGGGTGCCAAAGCCCCGCAAGGCGTTTTAGAAAAAGAGGAATCAAATAAACCGGCTTCAAAATAA